The Halobellus sp. MBLA0158 genome has a window encoding:
- a CDS encoding winged helix-turn-helix domain-containing protein: protein MGRKRDEGGRYQETVSIDDVLELFTDTEPRTTSEVAEALDVAQRTAYNKLEALTERGDIRKKKIGGLAVVWWRPDPPKSGE, encoded by the coding sequence ATGGGACGAAAACGCGACGAGGGAGGTAGGTACCAGGAGACTGTGTCTATCGACGACGTCCTTGAACTGTTTACGGATACGGAACCCCGGACGACGAGCGAGGTAGCAGAAGCCCTTGACGTCGCGCAGAGAACCGCTTACAACAAGCTTGAGGCGTTAACGGAGCGTGGTGACATTCGGAAGAAGAAGATTGGGGGGTTGGCTGTGGTATGGTGGCGGCCTGATCCTCCGAAGTCCGGAGAGTGA
- a CDS encoding tyrosine-type recombinase/integrase produces the protein MSNEKAQLAEAFGRSTDPLAEHEPIYRELDVDPFELWLDEEIRARGITEGSTNNYVVAARQFKEYMWSVHDRHPACPTIEHAKGFAEWLRESEGNNNTTVSKKMMFLTQAFRYFGNDAAFPNESDFNPFASARSKIDLTPPDKKPMPRVTEDDLRRVISGVTNIRDRAIIVMQLKLGLRSGELCNIKLEDIHIRDDELLRHYEEMGTNQHLNGRENAVYIPHDREGNKSRRPRTLPLDDELRGLLLRWLLIRHDVSEPWLFLSYTKGHQLESTVINDMWKDYWHPEYEETPRHRAVTAHFGRHHFTTFWRVQKDAPEELVKYMRGDVVSGSRNMQNSGDAIHSYIHTYYEDIEELYTNEIWKLNL, from the coding sequence ATGAGTAACGAAAAAGCACAATTAGCAGAGGCGTTCGGCCGTTCAACTGACCCGCTCGCAGAACACGAACCGATCTACAGGGAGTTGGATGTTGACCCGTTCGAGCTTTGGCTTGACGAGGAGATCCGAGCGAGGGGGATCACTGAGGGATCTACAAACAACTACGTCGTGGCTGCTCGGCAATTCAAGGAGTATATGTGGTCAGTTCACGACCGACATCCCGCTTGCCCAACAATCGAACACGCAAAGGGATTCGCAGAGTGGCTTCGTGAGAGCGAGGGCAACAACAATACCACAGTATCGAAGAAGATGATGTTTCTCACTCAGGCGTTCAGGTACTTCGGGAACGACGCCGCTTTTCCGAATGAATCCGACTTCAACCCCTTCGCTTCGGCTCGAAGTAAGATCGATTTGACCCCACCGGACAAGAAGCCGATGCCGCGAGTCACAGAAGATGATCTGCGGCGTGTTATCTCGGGGGTGACGAACATTCGAGACCGGGCAATTATCGTTATGCAGTTGAAGTTAGGCCTTCGCTCGGGCGAGCTATGCAATATCAAATTGGAGGATATTCACATTCGGGACGATGAGTTACTTCGCCACTATGAGGAGATGGGGACAAATCAGCACTTGAACGGCCGAGAGAACGCAGTGTATATCCCCCACGATCGCGAAGGTAACAAGTCTCGACGTCCCCGGACACTTCCTCTTGACGACGAACTTCGGGGGCTGCTTCTCCGGTGGCTATTGATCCGCCACGACGTATCTGAGCCGTGGCTATTCCTGTCGTACACGAAGGGACACCAGTTAGAATCGACGGTAATCAACGATATGTGGAAGGACTACTGGCACCCGGAGTACGAGGAGACTCCCCGCCACCGTGCAGTGACAGCTCATTTCGGCCGGCATCACTTCACGACGTTTTGGCGGGTACAGAAGGACGCCCCGGAGGAGTTGGTGAAGTATATGCGTGGAGACGTCGTTTCGGGATCAAGGAATATGCAGAACAGCGGGGACGCAATTCACTCGTACATCCACACTTACTACGAGGATATTGAGGAGTTATACACGAATGAAATTTGGAAGCTGAATTTGTAG